A single genomic interval of Deltaproteobacteria bacterium harbors:
- a CDS encoding SDR family oxidoreductase, with the protein MMTKVALITGGARGIGRGVALDLAARGWSVAVCYRTGAQEAADTIAAVNAHGVKGLALRSDVSDANACAELVKRVHDEWGRIDALINSAGPYHRVSLLSETNAGWHEMFDNNLHPVFYLTQAVLPIMKEQQWGRIVCFTMANAEQLIAQPNLTAHYITKVGLVALARSYAKLIAADGITMNCIAPGYIDSGSAPQAELDRALKTIPAGYLGSVDDVVAAVRFLLSDEARYVNGANIQISGGWGV; encoded by the coding sequence ATTATGACGAAGGTTGCGCTCATCACCGGCGGCGCCCGCGGCATCGGCCGCGGCGTGGCGCTCGATCTCGCCGCGCGCGGTTGGTCGGTGGCGGTTTGCTATCGCACCGGCGCCCAGGAAGCCGCCGATACGATCGCTGCAGTCAACGCCCACGGTGTCAAAGGTTTGGCGCTGCGCTCCGACGTGTCGGACGCCAATGCCTGCGCGGAATTGGTAAAAAGAGTTCACGACGAATGGGGCCGCATCGACGCGCTCATCAACAGTGCCGGCCCCTACCACCGCGTGTCGCTGCTCAGCGAAACCAACGCCGGCTGGCATGAGATGTTCGACAACAATCTGCATCCGGTTTTTTATCTGACCCAAGCTGTTCTACCGATCATGAAAGAGCAGCAATGGGGGCGTATCGTTTGCTTTACCATGGCCAACGCCGAGCAGCTGATTGCGCAACCGAACCTGACCGCCCATTACATTACTAAAGTCGGTCTGGTCGCCCTGGCCCGATCCTATGCGAAGTTGATCGCTGCCGATGGCATTACCATGAACTGCATCGCGCCGGGCTACATCGACTCGGGCAGCGCGCCCCAAGCCGAGCTCGATCGCGCGCTCAAGACCATTCCGGCGGGATATTTGGGCAGCGTCGACGACGTCGTCGCCGCGGTGCGTTTTCTATTGTCAGACGAAGCTCGCTATGTTAACGGAGCCAATATACAGATCAGCGGAGGGTGGGGAGTTTAA
- a CDS encoding PAC2 family protein, which yields MNTDPLSFEDRPALRSPILVLAFAGWSDAGAAATTAVRYLADQLMAKKFATIDPEEFYDFYRQRPVVRLNDNKVREIHWPSFDFYHGPAIGMEKDFVLGIGAEPHLRWRTFTETMLRFAGECQAELIVTLGAYLDEVLYTRPVPLSGFSTDPKMVEELDLVPSRYQGPTGIVGVLADACRVQGVKHLSLWASLPHYLSVSPNPRGTLALLLRLNQWLGLRVDTSPLERAAADFQAKINDAVNADPKISAFVRDLKKREFEQ from the coding sequence ATGAACACAGACCCGCTCTCCTTCGAAGACCGGCCGGCGTTACGCAGCCCGATCCTCGTGCTGGCTTTTGCCGGCTGGAGCGATGCTGGCGCGGCCGCAACCACGGCGGTGCGTTATCTGGCCGATCAGTTGATGGCGAAGAAGTTCGCCACCATCGATCCCGAAGAATTCTATGATTTCTACCGGCAGCGGCCGGTGGTGCGCTTGAACGATAACAAGGTCCGGGAAATTCACTGGCCGTCTTTCGATTTTTACCATGGTCCGGCGATCGGCATGGAGAAAGATTTTGTTCTGGGCATCGGCGCCGAGCCGCACCTGCGCTGGCGCACGTTTACCGAGACCATGCTGCGCTTCGCCGGCGAATGCCAAGCGGAATTGATCGTCACGCTGGGCGCCTACCTCGACGAAGTGCTGTACACGCGACCGGTGCCGCTCAGCGGCTTTTCCACCGATCCGAAAATGGTCGAAGAGTTGGATCTCGTGCCGTCGCGCTACCAGGGCCCGACCGGCATCGTCGGCGTGCTCGCCGACGCCTGCCGTGTGCAGGGCGTCAAGCACCTGAGCCTGTGGGCGTCGCTGCCGCACTATCTATCGGTTTCACCCAACCCGCGCGGCACGCTGGCACTCTTGCTGCGCTTAAATCAATGGCTCGGTCTGCGCGTCGACACCAGCCCGCTCGAACGCGCTGCCGCGGATTTCCAAGCGAAGATCAACGATGCGGTGAACGCCGACCCCAAAATTTCTGCCTTTGTTCGCGACCTGAAGAAACGCGAATTCGAACAGTGA
- a CDS encoding glycosyltransferase family 2 protein — translation MARSARRHQPARTRCRGFPSEDQRCGERRPQNFCLCSRPEETRIRTVKLSVLVPVYNEERTLDEVIGRVCAFPFPKEVILVDDGSTDGSREILERVQRSNRGANDPYNEIRVFFQPRNQGKGAAIRTAIGQVTGDIVLIQDADLEYDPKDYPILLEPIQCGQADVVYGTRFAGGGAHRVLFFWHSMGNRFLTLLSNMLTNLNLSDMEVGYKVFRAEVLKGINLESNRFGFEPEITMKLAKRGCRFYEVPISYYGRTYEEGKKITWKDGVSALYTMIRYRFSD, via the coding sequence ATGGCTCGGTCTGCGCGTCGACACCAGCCCGCTCGAACGCGCTGCCGCGGATTTCCAAGCGAAGATCAACGATGCGGTGAACGCCGACCCCAAAATTTCTGCCTTTGTTCGCGACCTGAAGAAACGCGAATTCGAACAGTGAAGCTTTCCGTTCTGGTTCCGGTTTACAACGAAGAGCGCACGCTCGATGAAGTCATTGGCCGCGTCTGTGCCTTCCCTTTTCCCAAGGAAGTGATCTTGGTTGACGATGGCTCGACCGACGGCAGCCGTGAAATCCTCGAACGCGTCCAACGAAGCAACAGAGGCGCCAACGATCCGTACAACGAGATTAGGGTCTTTTTTCAGCCGAGAAACCAGGGCAAGGGGGCGGCCATCCGGACTGCCATAGGTCAGGTGACCGGCGATATCGTGTTGATCCAAGATGCCGATCTGGAATACGATCCGAAAGACTACCCCATCTTATTGGAACCGATTCAGTGTGGACAGGCGGATGTGGTCTACGGCACCCGTTTTGCCGGCGGCGGCGCTCACCGCGTGCTGTTTTTCTGGCACTCGATGGGCAATCGCTTTCTGACGCTCTTGTCGAATATGCTGACCAACCTAAACCTCTCCGACATGGAGGTCGGCTACAAGGTGTTTCGCGCTGAGGTTCTCAAGGGAATTAATCTAGAATCGAACCGGTTTGGCTTCGAGCCGGAAATCACCATGAAGCTCGCCAAGCGCGGCTGCCGGTTTTACGAAGTGCCGATCTCTTACTACGGCCGCACCTACGAGGAGGGAAAAAAGATCACCTGGAAAGACGGTGTGTCGGCACTCTACACGATGATCCGCTATCGCTTTTCGGACTAA
- a CDS encoding ABC transporter substrate-binding protein, giving the protein MRTQSKWKQAAIAVFCLVLVSGAAPATAGIPTDQIKATVDKAIVVLKDPRYKGEAKTKERRDELKKILFTRFDFAEMAKRSLGAHWRKRSEAEQKEFVNLFTDLLERAYADIIESYSDEKVVYLNERLDGSFVEVVSKIQTAKGQEYSINYKAQQIGSEWRVYDLVAENISLVSNYRSQFDRVINKKSYEELVRLLKSKADFGGAPKK; this is encoded by the coding sequence ATGAGAACACAAAGTAAATGGAAGCAAGCAGCGATTGCCGTTTTTTGTCTTGTCCTGGTGTCCGGAGCAGCCCCTGCCACAGCCGGCATCCCCACGGATCAAATCAAAGCCACCGTTGACAAGGCGATTGTCGTCCTTAAAGACCCGCGTTACAAAGGCGAAGCCAAAACCAAAGAGCGACGCGATGAGCTCAAGAAGATTCTCTTCACCCGTTTCGACTTCGCCGAAATGGCCAAACGGTCACTAGGCGCCCATTGGCGCAAGCGCTCTGAGGCCGAGCAAAAAGAGTTCGTCAATCTATTTACCGATTTGTTGGAACGCGCCTACGCCGATATCATCGAGTCCTATTCGGACGAAAAAGTGGTTTATCTAAACGAGCGTCTCGACGGGTCGTTTGTCGAAGTGGTGAGCAAAATTCAAACCGCCAAAGGCCAGGAGTACTCGATCAATTACAAGGCCCAGCAAATCGGCAGCGAGTGGAGGGTTTACGACCTAGTCGCCGAGAACATCAGCCTGGTGAGCAACTATCGCTCCCAGTTCGACCGCGTCATCAACAAAAAGTCCTATGAAGAGCTGGTCCGGCTGCTCAAGAGCAAAGCCGATTTCGGCGGTGCGCCCAAGAAGTAG
- a CDS encoding outer membrane lipid asymmetry maintenance protein MlaD, which yields MNNNSRTDILVGIFVLAGLLCLGYLAINLGKLEVFGSGGYIVTADFPSVAGLKPGDPVEIAGVRIGRVEAIKLADDRARLELRLQDGVKLQDDVIASVRARGLIGDKFVLITPGASEKIIPAGGKIRETDSPPDIPDLIGKFVAGDLTSSKGEKKDENTK from the coding sequence TTGAATAACAATTCACGCACCGACATCCTGGTCGGTATTTTCGTTCTCGCCGGGCTGCTCTGCTTGGGCTATTTAGCCATCAATCTAGGCAAGCTCGAGGTCTTCGGCAGCGGCGGCTACATTGTGACGGCCGATTTTCCGTCCGTGGCTGGGCTCAAACCCGGCGATCCGGTGGAGATCGCCGGTGTGCGCATTGGCCGGGTCGAGGCGATCAAGCTCGCCGACGACCGCGCCCGACTTGAATTACGCTTGCAAGACGGCGTCAAACTGCAGGACGATGTGATCGCCTCGGTGCGCGCCCGGGGGCTGATTGGCGACAAATTCGTCTTGATTACTCCGGGCGCTTCCGAGAAGATTATTCCGGCTGGTGGCAAAATTCGCGAAACCGATTCGCCGCCCGACATTCCGGACCTTATAGGAAAATTCGTCGCTGGCGATTTGACATCTAGCAAGGGTGAAAAAAAGGATGAGAACACAAAGTAA
- a CDS encoding ABC transporter ATP-binding protein: MIKVANLYKGFRGQQVLRGVNLEFASGKITTIVGTSGCGKTVLMKHLNALYRPDSGEIFVEGVDITKLAQKELYEIRAKFGVLFQGAALLDSMTVFDNVAFPLREKTRTSESAIKKKVELRLEQVGLGKMGGKLPAELSGGMKKRAGLARALIMDPQIVLFDEPTTGLDPVLATSIHQLIARTQKEFGFTGIVVSHTIPQVFEISDYVAMLANGVIEQVLPPQAFCASENPVVQQFIHGRTDGPIQVL, translated from the coding sequence ATGATTAAAGTCGCCAACCTGTACAAGGGCTTTCGCGGCCAGCAAGTGCTTAGGGGCGTTAACCTGGAGTTCGCCTCCGGCAAAATCACCACCATCGTCGGCACCAGCGGCTGCGGCAAGACAGTTCTGATGAAGCACTTAAACGCGCTCTATCGGCCGGACTCCGGGGAGATTTTTGTCGAAGGCGTCGATATCACTAAACTCGCGCAGAAAGAGCTCTACGAGATTCGCGCCAAGTTCGGCGTGCTCTTCCAAGGCGCCGCGCTGCTCGACTCGATGACCGTCTTCGATAATGTCGCCTTTCCGCTGCGCGAAAAGACCCGCACCAGCGAAAGCGCCATAAAGAAAAAGGTCGAGCTGCGGCTCGAGCAGGTGGGCCTCGGCAAGATGGGCGGCAAACTTCCCGCCGAGCTCTCCGGCGGCATGAAAAAACGCGCCGGGCTGGCGCGCGCGCTCATCATGGACCCGCAAATCGTCTTGTTTGACGAGCCAACCACCGGCCTCGACCCCGTATTGGCGACCAGCATTCATCAGCTGATCGCGCGCACGCAAAAGGAGTTCGGCTTCACCGGCATCGTCGTCAGCCATACGATTCCACAAGTCTTTGAAATTTCCGACTACGTTGCTATGCTCGCAAACGGTGTGATCGAACAGGTCCTGCCGCCCCAAGCGTTTTGCGCGTCGGAAAACCCGGTCGTGCAGCAATTCATTCACGGTCGGACCGACGGCCCCATTCAGGTTTTGTAG
- a CDS encoding ABC transporter permease — MLSFLGRTGRFAIDQVASMGRMFSFLIHAFLLAFRPPAKIYLIVHHIRTIGVDSLSVVALSGFFTGMVMGFQGYYSLRKFNAESFLGSAAALGLLRELGPVLSAFMVTGRTGSAMAAELGTMRATEQIDALDSMAINPVKYLVTPRLVASLIAMPLLTAIFDVVGIFGAFLVGVSLLGVSSGSFFAGMDSSIVFSDVYMGFVKSLSFGVIITWICCYKGFYAPPMATGVSQATTESVVLSFVMILVWDYFLTSIML; from the coding sequence ATGCTGTCATTTTTGGGCCGCACCGGCCGCTTCGCCATCGATCAAGTTGCAAGCATGGGGCGCATGTTTTCGTTTCTCATCCATGCGTTCCTGTTGGCCTTTCGGCCGCCAGCCAAGATTTACCTGATCGTTCATCACATTAGAACCATCGGCGTCGATTCGCTCTCGGTGGTCGCGCTGTCGGGATTTTTCACCGGCATGGTCATGGGCTTTCAGGGCTATTACAGCCTGCGGAAATTCAACGCCGAGAGTTTTCTCGGCTCGGCCGCCGCCCTGGGCCTCCTGCGTGAATTGGGTCCAGTGCTTTCGGCGTTTATGGTCACCGGGCGCACCGGCTCGGCCATGGCGGCGGAACTAGGCACCATGCGCGCCACCGAGCAGATCGATGCTTTGGATTCGATGGCGATTAACCCGGTGAAGTATCTAGTCACGCCGCGCCTGGTTGCCAGTTTGATCGCCATGCCGCTCCTGACGGCGATCTTCGATGTCGTCGGCATCTTCGGTGCCTTTCTCGTCGGTGTCAGCCTGCTTGGCGTCAGTTCCGGCAGTTTCTTTGCCGGCATGGATAGCAGCATTGTGTTCTCCGATGTCTACATGGGTTTTGTCAAATCGCTTTCCTTCGGTGTGATCATCACCTGGATTTGCTGCTACAAGGGCTTCTATGCACCGCCCATGGCGACTGGCGTCAGCCAGGCGACCACCGAGTCGGTGGTGCTCTCGTTCGTGATGATCCTGGTCTGGGACTACTTCCTGACTTCCATCATGCTCTGA
- a CDS encoding tRNA1(Val) (adenine(37)-N6)-methyltransferase: MTHSSATLDVLFDGKLRFFQSKRGYRFSLDALLLPAFATVRARDAVADLGTGCGVMALILARRYPRINVLGIEYQAALARQAQRNAQENGFAERVEIIQGDIRNIASLAVAQSFDAIVCNPPYRRVASGRTSPNDERRAARHELHGGLEDFLNAAAYLARNKGHVAFVYLADRAVELLVGLRARRLEPKRVRFVHSFVGAEASLVLVEAVKAGRAEVKILPPLIVYREGKEYTDEVAAIIRG, encoded by the coding sequence ATGACGCACAGTAGCGCAACGCTGGATGTCCTGTTCGACGGCAAACTACGGTTTTTTCAAAGCAAACGGGGCTACCGTTTTTCGCTGGACGCGCTCTTGCTGCCGGCTTTCGCGACCGTGCGTGCGCGCGATGCGGTGGCCGATCTGGGCACCGGTTGCGGCGTCATGGCGCTCATCCTGGCGCGGCGCTATCCGCGGATAAACGTTCTGGGCATCGAATATCAGGCCGCGCTGGCGCGGCAGGCGCAGCGCAACGCGCAGGAAAACGGTTTTGCCGAGCGCGTGGAAATCATCCAAGGCGATATTCGCAACATCGCCAGCTTGGCGGTAGCGCAGAGTTTTGATGCGATCGTTTGCAATCCGCCCTATCGGCGGGTGGCGAGCGGCCGCACCAGCCCCAACGATGAACGGCGCGCCGCGCGTCACGAGCTGCATGGCGGGTTAGAAGATTTTCTCAACGCCGCTGCCTATCTGGCAAGAAACAAGGGGCACGTTGCTTTCGTTTATCTCGCCGATCGCGCGGTTGAGTTGCTTGTTGGGCTGCGCGCTCGGCGGCTCGAGCCCAAGCGCGTGCGTTTCGTGCATTCTTTTGTCGGCGCGGAAGCGTCGCTGGTGCTGGTGGAAGCGGTCAAGGCGGGCCGCGCGGAGGTGAAAATTTTGCCGCCGTTGATCGTTTATCGTGAAGGGAAAGAGTACACCGACGAGGTGGCGGCGATCATTCGCGGCTGA
- a CDS encoding DUF721 domain-containing protein: MPSRRLETESVGAVLSQSLKRLDLGTRLDEYGVWPIWNDVVGKTVANNAQPEKIRNGTLFIKVSSSVWMQQLQYMKEMIADKLNQRLGAELVKNIFFIVGKIQPIDDAAADVPQKLKEEPAPARKVDTAFLETIDDPDIRQAFERMLRNFAKRKPKTA; the protein is encoded by the coding sequence ATGCCTAGCCGAAGACTAGAGACCGAAAGTGTCGGCGCCGTCCTTAGCCAATCGCTAAAACGGCTTGACCTCGGCACCCGTTTGGACGAGTACGGCGTCTGGCCGATTTGGAACGACGTCGTCGGCAAGACCGTGGCAAACAACGCCCAGCCGGAAAAGATTCGCAACGGCACGCTTTTTATTAAAGTCTCCAGCTCGGTATGGATGCAGCAGCTGCAGTATATGAAAGAGATGATTGCCGACAAGCTCAACCAACGCCTCGGCGCCGAACTCGTGAAGAATATTTTTTTCATCGTCGGCAAGATTCAACCGATCGATGACGCAGCCGCCGACGTGCCGCAAAAGCTCAAAGAAGAGCCGGCGCCAGCGCGCAAAGTCGACACGGCGTTTCTCGAGACGATCGACGACCCCGATATTCGGCAAGCCTTCGAGCGAATGTTGAGAAACTTCGCCAAACGAAAACCGAAAACGGCCTAA